GGCTCATGTGCAGACCCACCCTGACCCTGCCTTTCCCTGAAAATCGCTCCTTCTTCTTAAAATTCGCACCCAGTGACCTAAATAAAAcaatcaacagaatgaaactcggTGGTAGATGGAAGCCCTGCTTGGAGTGAGAGGGGAGACGCAGCGGAGGGAGGCTGGGGGCAGCCCCGCTCTGCACCTCACTGCCGCTTTATCCTGCAGGTGTGCCTCCTTGGGACTCTGACCTTCCACAGAAGGAGCCAGAGAAAGCACCCAAGTGTCAGGTAAGCAAGGCATTGCTTTCTGTGATTTAACTTCGCAGAGGTGGGACATATCCTCTCTCCCCTCCTTGGGGAGGTTCCTGGTAGCAGATAGTGagtgcatgctgtgtgtttggcatATACACTTGTGTTGTTCATCTTTCTGATCCACCCACCAATTCTGGCTCAAGGCAccgctgtaggacagagaagaactcccTAGGTTCCGAGGTGGTCAGTATTTATGAGAGCAGGctgtccccatctttctcccacggaacagtGAACTCACCAGTCCATTAGGGCCCCTTTCTTAATTATCAGttgaagaaaataatacaaaaccaaactcactgcgatcctataggacagggtggaatttcccaggtggtttcctgagactgtagctgcACACAGCAgtaaaagagcctcatctttctcctgggtaaATAGTAGTCTTAAGCActccaaaataaataaagaacaaaacgaCCCCTGCTCCTACCATGCTTACAGGCCAGCTCCTTTTCCTGTCCTCCATTTCCACATGTTCATATGTATCTAAGAAcacagaggagccctgctggtgtagtggtgattcactgggctgctgactgtaaggtcagaagttcgactccaccaaccactccgcgggagaaagatgaggctgtctcctttcataaagatggacagcctcagctAGCGAGTCGTTCTActctgtagggcagtggttctcaaccttcctcatgctgtgatcctgtgatacagttcctcatgttgtggcgaccccccccccaccagaaaattatttgtgttgctgcttcatcactgtaattttgctactgcgatgaatccGGCAACCCCCGAAAAAGAGTCATttgacacacaccccccaaaggggtcatgacccacaggttgagaactgctgcgtaGGGTCACTCAGTCCAAATTGACCCAATGGTGGTTGGTTTTGATTTACAGGTGAGTCTCAGAATAGGTAAGGGAATTTCTTTCCCCCTTGAAATATTTGTTGTGGTCTGAGTGAAAGTTTACGGAGCAAATCATTTTCCTTCCGCCAGTCTATACACATTTATTTCATGGCATTGGTGGAGacgaggggaaattgtgaattatGTTTCCTTAGTTATATCACCTGCAGTTTAAGGGATTGCATGATATTAAGTGATTATATCATGTTTCATTGATGTGTAATACCTTCCCCGTTTAAAAATGCatgtataaaaaaagaaaacatgtatCATCTTGTATTTCCAGTACAGATTTACACAACCTTTTCGATTCCCGTTAAATAATTGCTAAACCAGTGGTTCAGTGACATGAGTTCCATTTGTCACAGAGTGTCACGCATTCTCATTTTTTCTCATTCTGGTTGGTCCGCTACggtagccttaaaaaaaaaaaaaaaaaaaagttgatccCAGTAAACTTTTAGAGAATTTTGGAATTTTACTATTTTAGAACTCTGCGGTGACATTCTGCCACCCCCCCCCTTCTAGGTATAATAGATTCTTTTTCCTTCAAAAGCAATTCTGGTTTAGCTCTGTTATTTGTGCTCGAAGGAACACGTTTCATATCTGCCCCCTCAGATAGCTGTAAGCAGAACATCTGAAGCAGGGCACGGTGGATCCTCATCCCAGGTTCTCACAGAAAGAGGAGCTGTGTTTTCTCTCCCGAAATGAGTGTGGGTTGTATTGTTATCAAAGTAGCCACACATGCCCGGGTTGAGGTGTAAGTGCTCCACATGGTGAATTTAGTGCTGGCCTCCGCTAAGGAACAACAGGCCCCACGGAAGAAAGGACTGCCAGTCTGCTTCCCTGAAGCCGACATCCAAGAAAACCTGAGGGAGCACTTCTGCTTAGCAGCAGGTGACTCAGCGTGGACTCCATGACATGGGGTTTGCTGCTCTGTCTGTTTACGGTGCTCGCTCGTCTTGCCCGCTCCTTCCCCTCTGTGCACACCTTCTTCTCAGAGCACCGAGTGAGCGGAGGCCTCTGCATTTAAATGGGGTGAAACAGGGATGCGAGCCTCACCCACCTGCCCTGCTTCCCCCAGGCGTCTGCTCTGTCAGACGCCAAAGATTGGACAGTTCGTTGTCGTTGTTGGTTTCCACTGCTGACAGCCGTCGGTGCGGCAGACCCGGTCCCGGCCATCGTCACGGACGTTGGCGCTGCTGCTCACAGTTTGCCTCCTACATTAGGAAGACGGGGCAGGTCCGTTGTCATAAAAGAATGTAGACCACGCTCGGGAGGGACATACAGAAGCCGTCACGGCACCACAATCAGGAACAATGTTTTTGTGACCTTTCGGCTCTTCTGCTGCCGGTGGGGGTTGGTTGTGGGATGGAACTTGTGTGTGTTTGACGTTGCAGGAAGCAGTGACATTCACGGACGTGGCTGTGGTCTTCACCACGGAAGAGCGCggtttgctggacctcacccagaGAACTCTGTACCACGACGTGATGCAGGAGAACTTCAAGAACTTGGTCTCTGTGGGTGAGGACAGCGCcccgtggacttgaacctccgccCCCATGAGTCTGTCCTCcattgtttacagctttgggtcttTTGACATAGGTCTCTGACCTTGAGGACAACCGTTTtacaggtggggtggggagggggcggggaccaGCCGCCACAACCGATAGGGTCCTAAggagtggttgtgtaattgaaggggaaTGTTAAAGACACAACAGACAAGCCGGAATCAGACAGAGCAAATGTGTTCTCTAACCGACTTACACAATCACGTCACACACATAAGTCAAAGGAACGGCATgtactagagcagcagttctcaacctgtgggtcgagacccctctgGGGCTCGAAGGATGCTTTCACAGgcatcgcccgattcatcacagtagcaaaatgacagtggtgaagtagcaacgaaaataatcttcTGGTtcggggggtccccaccacgagaggaactggatgaaagggtcgcgactttaggaaggtggagaaccagggTGCTAGAGACATAcgcataataggaaggggagatcCTAGGAGCACACACGTAACAGGATGGGCAGGTCCTAGATTTTGGATGGCGGCCTAGCCCTGGTGGCCTCTGAGCCAGCTTGACCTTACGTGTCCCTGACCTCCTTTCCAGGGGAGCAGTCTGATCCTCGTCCGAGGAGGCTGGgcggacaatagggtctgattgttcCTAAGCCAGCCTCTAGGGCTACTAGAAAGCAACCGCGTGTTTATGTGTACGTTGACATTGTTATGGGGGACAGTGCGGGGGATAGCTGTTAGTTAGGAGGATGACTGGACTTCGTCGCTAACTCTAGCGGGAATGCCTTTCTCCAGACTCTTAGGAGCAGAGAGAATTTGTCCGCAGGCATTCTCTTCCCGGTTCTTAGTTTCCCACACAGCAGGGATAGCTTTTTTCCTAAGCATTTTCTCAGGCAAAAACCTGCCCTTTGCTATCAGTGGACTCCCCCAGGGGTGCATGTGCTCGGCAAGGGGGACTTGACAATCATGGAGCCGGTTTCAAGGGGCCCTGGTGCTTCGGGGCATGAAGCACCAATCTTCTAATTGCACGGTGAGCAGCTTATACCCAGCTGCCGCTCCCTGGAAGTAGGACGAGGCTGGCTGTTCCTGTGAACCCTGACGGcccccgaaacccacaggggccgttctgctctgtctcCTATGGTCTCTGTGCGTGGGAATCAACTGGCAGGAGCTAGTGAGTAGTGCCCGGATGGTGCCAGTCCTATGAAGCCCAGCACATAGTCCCCACAGCGAAAACTAGACCAGACTATCCGTAGGGCTGAGGTTGGGAAACCCAATGAATGGGCAGCCATTGATGGGTGGTGAAATGACGTCTGTTCATTGTGTCATCATTGTTTCCCTTCTTTTTAATGAACTAGTAGGTAAGGACAGCGAGCACCCGCCTTCCTTAccatgaactgctcaccttgcagcaaACCCGTGACCGGGTGCAGCTAGGCGGAGTGAGGATGCGCCGAAAGCACCACTGGCAGAACTCACTTTATAGATCCACCAACCAGGTCACCACCACACACGTCTCAGCACATTGCTCAGAGATTGCCAGGGCTGTAGTATTGGGACCAAGACATGATTTAGCCTGATATGTTTTTGTCATGCGCTCCCCTGACATAATGTACGTGTCTGCCTCTTTGGTAGGCCACCATCCCTTCAAAGCAGTGATGTTGTCCCAGTTGGAAGCAGAAGAAACTCTTTGGATGATGGAGACAGACACCCAGAGAAGTAAGCATTCTGTGAGCACCGTCCACGTGGCTGGCCTCTCAGGTCCTGGCGGGTCTGCTTCCCACCCTTTGATTGACACCCTTGCCCAAGTCACCATCATCTCCTGCCTGGTTCTCAACAACCTCCTTTCTGGGCTCTGTGTTTCCTCCCTGGCCATCCCGTTCTCTCGTCTCCACCTGGTAGCCAGCTTGAGTCTTTGAAAAACAAGTCCAGTCAGGCCGGCCCTCTGATCAAAACTATCCAGAAAGTGTCCATTTCATCAAACCTTTACCAGAGCGCTGTCAGGCCTGACCTGACTGCACCCAGCCCAGTAAGTCCCTCCGTGGTCTCTGGTCCTTTCCCCCTTTCTCAGCCATTTTGGCCGTTCCAGTCCCCTTGGAGTTTTCCTCAGAGCACGCAGTTCTCCTTGTCCCCGTGGCCTTTAGGGCTCTCCTCTGTGTCTGCCTCATGGTCTTCCCTTGTGAAGCCCTCCCAGGCCCTCCTGCTCcgctcaagtctttgcacaaagGCCAGCTCGTCGGAGAGGCCATCTCCTCCGTATTCTCCATCCCCGGACTTTGCTTGAAAAGAAGAACTCATTGTGAAGACCTAGTCCACATAGCGTACACCCAGGCCACAGTTCCTGTGTAGTCAGTGCACTGACCTGACTCGATTCCTTCGGTTGGCAGccattctcaccctccttttccaAATCGGCCCACCTCCCTTAAAGCAACCTCGCTGTTCTCGTAGCAGaaactcccttccccttcccttgtgCCCCGGGAACCACGAAGGGCCTTTGGTTTCTAGATGGGGTGAGTCCAAAAGTATGGCCGTGAAAGCATGCCGCTGTGCGGTGCTGTTGTATCAATAACTCTTAGCTGCCCTTTGTGCAACAGAGCGACACAGCCCAGCCCTGTCCTGGCCCCTCCCAATTatcgttctgtttgagcccattgtaggcaCCACCTCGAAGGTCTTCCTTTTCAGTTCTGACCGTCTGCTAAGCATTGTGTTTTTTCCGAGATGGGATGAGATTTCCCAAGTCAATTCTTAAAAGGCCAGCCCTGCTACCATCAAACTATGAAGAGGACCGTTGTTCTAATTCTTTTGGGCCGATTTAGCTAATCTAGGATAATCCCCCTGCACCGACCTCCTGACTAACAGTCCGGTTCATAGCCCACTACACTCACTGCTCACTAGGCTGACTCACTGCTTGGAGTCAGTCTTGACTCATGgtgagtgactctgtaggacagagcagaactgctctagggtggttttgaggctgtaaatctttaggggagcagatgaactcatccttctcctgcagagtggctgttggctttgaactgctgccctcatGGTTAGCTACAgcccaccagtccctggaaaagaacatcatgcttagtaaagtggagggatcGCGACAAAAGAAGAAagctcttgatgagatggattgacccagtggctgcagtaatgggttAAAACAAAAGAAccccaggaccaggtggtgtttcattctgttgtacttaaggtcgctatgagtcgggacTGACTCAAAggcccctaacactaacaatctagactttgtggaagaaagaaaaggctggtAAGCTTTTCATTGATGTGACGGCTGGGGCTATGTGTCCTCCAGCCATCTGATTTCAGACTTGTAGCCCTCATCTGGAGCCTTGGTGCTGTACTGGGTTATctgttgagctgccaaccactaagtcagcagttcaaagtcaccagctgctcctcggaagaaagatcaGGCTATTCTCTTATATTCTTATAAAAGTTTAGTCttagacgccagatagggcaagatatgacaaaataataatttataaattatcaagggctcatgagggaggggggagcggggagtggagagggaggggaaaaaagaggacctgatgtagagggcttaagtggagagcaaatgctttgaaaatgatgtgggcaaagaatgtacggatgtgctttgtacaattgatgtatgtatatgtgtggattgtggtgtatggattgtgatgagttgtatgagcccctaataaaatgtttttttttaaaaaagtttagtcttagaaacctacaaAGCAATTCCACTCTaccctacagggtggctgtgagccataatggactcagcagcagtgTTGGATTGGAGCTCATCTGAAGCTCCAGTATTTGTGGCTCTCCATGGGTTTCTACGACAGTGAGTGGAGAGGAGCCTCTTGAGCCTCCCTCTTTGCTTCATCTGTATGAGGAACTGGGAAAGTGATGGTCACAAGATGAATCTTCCCTTCGTTTTATAAAGCCTTGTAGCCAAAGTGGGAAATCCTGGCATTTCCGAACAAAGCATTTGCTTATCTCCTCCTCTCTGAACATTGTTTATTTTTACAGGTGGCAAGGATCCAAGTGTGATGGAGATGCTTCAAAAAGTCGCCTTGAAATGCTTTCTACATGAAGAGCTAACCTGCTGGCATGTCTGGGACCAGGTTGCGAGTGAACTGGCCAGGAGCCAAGACTCCATGATACATTTTCAAGGGAAGAGTTCCCTGTTGCTGCAAGGTGACGTTCCTCAGGGCTCTGAAAACCAGAAGGATGTAATGCAGAAGAAAGGAGatctcaacagttttattggtgaaGAGTTTTCAACTTTGAGAACCCTGAATTTTTTGAGAAACTCAGATCTAAGTGAGCCACAGAGTCAGAATAGAAGTAAGGAATTTAACATAGAAAGTAGCCTGCGAATGTGTGAGGACATCGTGAAGAGATCAGCATTTAGCAAGCACATGACAACTGGTGCAGAATTGCAACCTGACACATGTGGTGAATGTGGTAAAATCTTTAGCGATCACCCCAGTCAGCAGTTACCTTCAGCGGGAAAGCACCATACACGTTGTgagtgtgggaaaggcttcaggaATAGCTCAGCTCTTCCCATTCGTCAAAGTGATCACCCCGGAGACAGGGGCTTCAGTCCGAGTTCGCATCTTCAAACTCATCAGAAAATTCACCTGAGAGGGAAACTGAGCGAATGCCGTGCATCTGACCGTTGCTTCCGCCAGAGTCCTCTTAGCACCCACCCTCCTAATCACACAGGAGAGGCAGCCTATAGATGCGACAGTTGTGGCAAAGGGTTCCGTAGCAGCACAGGTCTCCTCCTCCACTACAGaactcacactggagagaaacctttTCAGTGTGGGGAGTGTGGTAAATGCTTTCGTGAGAGTTCGACTTTCCACTCCCACCAGAGGGTCCACACCAAAGAGAAGCCATACAAATGTGAAGAATGTGGTAAATGCTTTGGCTGGCGGGTTAATCTTCGTGTTCATCAGATGGTCCACAGGGGTGAGAAACCCTATAAATGTGAGGAGTGTGGTAAGGGCTTCACTCAGGCCGCCCACTTTCACATACACCAGAGGGTCCATACTGGGGAGAAGCCCTACAGGTGCGATGTCTGCGGTAAGGAATTCCGTCACAATTCATCCTTGGTATCCCACCGGACAGTGCACACTGGAGAGAAGCCCTATAAGTGTGAGACGTGTGGGAAAAGCTATACCCGCAAGAACGAACTCCACATTCATTACAGAGGCCACACGGGAGAGAAACCCTACACGTGTGGGGCGTGCGGGAAAGGCTTCCGCCAGGCTTCAAATCTTCAAGTTCATCAGAACgtccacactggagagaaacgcTTCAAATGTGACACATGTGGTAAGGGCTTCAGCGAGTCCTCCAAACTTCAGAACCATCAGAGAGTCCACACCGGAGAGAAACCTTACACATGTGACGCGTGCGGCAAGAGCTTCAGTGATCGTTCGAACGTCAAACTACACCAAGTAATTCACACTGGAGAAAAACCGTATACATGTGGGGAGTGTGGGAAGAGCTTTGCCTGGAAAGCGACCCTCCACAGTCATCAGAAGGTCCACACGGGAGAGAAACCCTATAAGTGTGAGGAGTGTGGGAAAGGCTTCCGCCAGGCTTCAAATCTTCGCGTCCACCTGAGTgttcacactggagagaaaccgtTCAAATGTGATGtgtgtggcaaaggcttcattcaccGTTCCCGGCTTACACACCATCAGAAAGTGCACGCTGGGAAGAATTTAGGTGTGTGACGTATGGTAGTGGCTTGGATTAGAATTTGCATCTTCCAGTTTTTTTTTCAGTGAACCCTCTAAAATTACTGGGAGGGGCTTCTTCGGTTCCAGAATCCTTATAACACGTACTGTAACATGACGACTCAACCATATTGGGACTAGACGTCCTTTAAGAGAGGACTATGTTTTGAGCTCTTGAAAGTTTATCCCCTGTGGAGCTTATGCCCACTTAAGAGGACCCTATAAGGCCAAGCAGAGGTGCTTTGTAGGGTTCCCTACGGtttaatctttatgaaaacagactacctcatctttctcccatgtgacAGCCCCATGCTTGGCCCATGATACCACGAGGACCCTCAGCTTCAGTGGATTCAATTAGCATAAATTATGATCTATTAATATGAATGTATACAGAAAGATGTGACAGGATCTTTGCCAATATGCTAATTAGTTCTAAGAGTATGGAGGAATAGCAGCATTTGGAATCTTTTCTTTACATATTATACTTACAGTGACCATATTTTTTGCTAAAGCTCTGAAAACTGAAAAATGAGTAAAATTACTGGCTACAAATTTCCTATATTGAAGGACTTATGATGATGCTGAATCTCATCTATTATATCAGGTTACAATGAGGAATCTAGCTCCAGAGATAAAGCTTTGATCTGCTAAAGTAATTTTGAGTCTGCCATAGATGTACGTAAAAGGGTGTTCATCGAAACATTGTGTAGAAGAGAGTCAGCAATCAAGCTAAACCAAGTTCGCTGCCAGCCAGCCcattccaacttacagcaaccctataagacagcgtTGAAATGCACCTGTGGGAGTGGATTGCCAAGGtgtttgatgatttttttttgatCCGATGGAATATCAGATAGGAGAAGCCAAATACGTAGTCCAGGATGTTGGAAGATCTGGCTTGTGGGGAGCAGAAAACAGGGAGAGGGTGTATAAGGATGATTCCTTTGGTCTGATCTATTGAGCCTGGCAGGCTGCGTTTTTGGGGTGGAGGGAAGCCTTCACCCTTGTGAATTGAAGATGGGCCCTAATCACATTCTCATCATGAATATTGTTCCCCCCtatatcctcccataatagtgctaccttaaaaGTACTCTCTTATAAGCTTGTAGCTGGTTGCTGTGTAGCTGGcagctttataggagcagactagTGCTATTGGCTAGAGGCTTTGAGGACAGCCACTCCCCCTTTGCCTTTCCCAGCACTGttgttaggttactcctccaatatactcagggacctttagggttaaggtacagcccactttgttatgtatgtggttacctgtaattaatgGGGTTTACATACCCTCTGagtatataaaagccttggttggaaatatattctctctctctgcgtgaacctggctcctgaagtcataacCCCCAGAGGTGAGCAATAGCATGCTTtagcttgtctgatgtctctctaatttacccttcaattatgcaaccaccccttggacccatttgattatggaggctggtaccccacacTGACTAAAGATAGAACATGAGGATTTTGTTTGATTTCCTCCAAAACTTACGGTACAAGAGACCTAGAAATCATCTATTTCTTGTTAACACTAAAAGGTGGGATTTGGATATATatacttaattttatttatttatttatttttaaattatatgtaattatgtactATATACTTTAATATGAAATTAAAtgtattgttatttttcatgtatttttattttatcattttattggcatataattaaatAGTTTGATCCTATTAAgacttggagaaaaaaaaagacttgtacaatcatcaccacaaccaatattaaaacatttttttctttcttgtacttgttaACCTCCCATTTACCCCCAACTTCCCTTGCCATGtccttattattaattattaatccagttactgactccatagatttacctatcctggatttcatatacagaaacaacaaaaataagaaacagcaataatgacaaaataaaacaaaactcaattgaaaagaaagcgtaAAAgattagaaactagaacaaattcaaaatgagtcaaaagggagatcaaatacagTGCTCTTTGTCTGAA
The sequence above is drawn from the Tenrec ecaudatus isolate mTenEca1 chromosome 18, mTenEca1.hap1, whole genome shotgun sequence genome and encodes:
- the LOC142432343 gene encoding uncharacterized protein LOC142432343 isoform X1, producing MRASMEALRFEDVAVVFTEEELELLEPAQKKLHRDVMVENFRNVVSLGVPPWDSDLPQKEPEKAPKCQEAVTFTDVAVVFTTEERGLLDLTQRTLYHDVMQENFKNLVSVGHHPFKAVMLSQLEAEETLWMMETDTQRSGKDPSVMEMLQKVALKCFLHEELTCWHVWDQVASELARSQDSMIHFQGKSSLLLQGDVPQGSENQKDVMQKKGDLNSFIGEEFSTLRTLNFLRNSDLSEPQSQNRSKEFNIESSLRMCEDIVKRSAFSKHMTTGAELQPDTCGECGKIFSDHPSQQLPSAGKHHTRCECGKGFRNSSALPIRQSDHPGDRGFSPSSHLQTHQKIHLRGKLSECRASDRCFRQSPLSTHPPNHTGEAAYRCDSCGKGFRSSTGLLLHYRTHTGEKPFQCGECGKCFRESSTFHSHQRVHTKEKPYKCEECGKCFGWRVNLRVHQMVHRGEKPYKCEECGKGFTQAAHFHIHQRVHTGEKPYRCDVCGKEFRHNSSLVSHRTVHTGEKPYKCETCGKSYTRKNELHIHYRGHTGEKPYTCGACGKGFRQASNLQVHQNVHTGEKRFKCDTCGKGFSESSKLQNHQRVHTGEKPYTCDACGKSFSDRSNVKLHQVIHTGEKPYTCGECGKSFAWKATLHSHQKVHTGEKPYKCEECGKGFRQASNLRVHLSVHTGEKPFKCDVCGKGFIHRSRLTHHQKVHAGKNLGV
- the LOC142432343 gene encoding uncharacterized protein LOC142432343 isoform X2; protein product: MQENFKNLVSVGHHPFKAVMLSQLEAEETLWMMETDTQRSGKDPSVMEMLQKVALKCFLHEELTCWHVWDQVASELARSQDSMIHFQGKSSLLLQGDVPQGSENQKDVMQKKGDLNSFIGEEFSTLRTLNFLRNSDLSEPQSQNRSKEFNIESSLRMCEDIVKRSAFSKHMTTGAELQPDTCGECGKIFSDHPSQQLPSAGKHHTRCECGKGFRNSSALPIRQSDHPGDRGFSPSSHLQTHQKIHLRGKLSECRASDRCFRQSPLSTHPPNHTGEAAYRCDSCGKGFRSSTGLLLHYRTHTGEKPFQCGECGKCFRESSTFHSHQRVHTKEKPYKCEECGKCFGWRVNLRVHQMVHRGEKPYKCEECGKGFTQAAHFHIHQRVHTGEKPYRCDVCGKEFRHNSSLVSHRTVHTGEKPYKCETCGKSYTRKNELHIHYRGHTGEKPYTCGACGKGFRQASNLQVHQNVHTGEKRFKCDTCGKGFSESSKLQNHQRVHTGEKPYTCDACGKSFSDRSNVKLHQVIHTGEKPYTCGECGKSFAWKATLHSHQKVHTGEKPYKCEECGKGFRQASNLRVHLSVHTGEKPFKCDVCGKGFIHRSRLTHHQKVHAGKNLGV